A genome region from Mycobacterium florentinum includes the following:
- a CDS encoding glutathione peroxidase, whose product MTLKDIALTTLEGQPTTLAELSDGATLVVNVASKCGLTPQYTALEKLAKDYGDRGLTVVGVPCNQFMGQEPGTAEEIQEFCSTTYGVTFPLLAKTDVNGDGRHPLYAELTKAADADGGAGDIQWNFEKFLLSPDGEVVNRFRPRTEPDAPEVITAIEAVLPR is encoded by the coding sequence GTGACCCTCAAAGACATCGCCCTGACCACCCTCGAGGGCCAGCCGACCACGCTGGCCGAATTGTCCGACGGCGCAACCCTGGTGGTGAACGTCGCCTCCAAATGCGGGCTGACCCCGCAGTACACCGCGCTGGAGAAACTGGCCAAAGACTATGGCGACCGCGGCCTGACGGTCGTCGGCGTCCCATGCAACCAGTTCATGGGCCAGGAGCCGGGCACGGCCGAGGAGATCCAGGAGTTCTGCTCGACGACCTATGGCGTGACGTTCCCGTTGCTGGCGAAGACCGATGTCAACGGCGATGGCCGCCACCCGCTTTACGCCGAATTGACCAAGGCCGCCGACGCCGACGGCGGCGCGGGCGACATTCAGTGGAACTTCGAGAAGTTCCTGCTCTCGCCCGACGGCGAGGTGGTCAACCGCTTCCGGCCCCGCACCGAGCCCGACGCCCCCGAGGTCATCACCGCCATCGAGGCCGTGCTACCCCGATAG
- a CDS encoding CbiQ family ECF transporter T component — protein sequence MSAAVSSSALGPRRPVDQPRRRERRAPVLLTPVPGDTAVHRMWAGTKLVVVAAIAAMLAICPGWATIAVAAGVMVGALRWARIPRGAAPTIPRWAWLTLLLTIGAAALAGGGPVMTVASVRVPLGGLLHLLQFLAMTVIVLALGALVSWTTNVAEIAPALARLGKPLQRMRIPIEAWSVAVALGLRAFPMLVEEFRVLYAARRLRPRAAVSGMRSRVRWWFAEGVDVMAAVITVALRRGDEMGDAITARGGYGQLSAGHCRPGRIDYCIMAAVLALCAVTTVIQFVYLGIA from the coding sequence GTGTCGGCGGCGGTGTCGAGCAGCGCTCTTGGCCCACGGCGGCCGGTGGATCAGCCGCGGCGACGGGAGCGGCGAGCCCCGGTGCTGTTGACACCGGTGCCCGGCGACACCGCGGTGCATCGGATGTGGGCGGGCACGAAACTGGTTGTCGTCGCCGCGATTGCGGCCATGCTCGCGATCTGTCCGGGATGGGCCACGATCGCGGTGGCAGCCGGTGTGATGGTCGGTGCGCTGCGGTGGGCACGCATCCCGCGTGGTGCGGCGCCGACGATTCCGCGCTGGGCGTGGCTGACACTGCTGCTGACCATCGGGGCCGCTGCCCTGGCCGGGGGCGGTCCGGTCATGACGGTCGCCTCGGTGCGGGTACCGCTCGGTGGGCTGTTGCATTTACTGCAGTTCTTGGCGATGACGGTGATCGTCCTGGCCCTGGGTGCGCTGGTCTCGTGGACCACCAACGTCGCCGAGATCGCGCCCGCGCTGGCCCGGTTGGGTAAACCGTTGCAGCGCATGCGGATTCCGATCGAGGCCTGGTCGGTGGCGGTTGCGCTGGGTTTGCGGGCGTTTCCGATGCTGGTCGAAGAATTCCGGGTGTTGTATGCGGCCCGGCGGTTGCGCCCACGGGCGGCGGTGTCGGGAATGCGGTCACGCGTCCGGTGGTGGTTCGCCGAAGGCGTGGACGTGATGGCTGCCGTGATCACCGTGGCATTGCGCCGTGGCGACGAGATGGGTGACGCGATCACGGCGCGCGGCGGGTACGGCCAGCTTTCGGCCGGTCACTGCCGCCCGGGTCGGATCGACTACTGCATCATGGCGGCAGTGTTGGCGCTTTGCGCGGTGACCACAGTGATCCAATTCGTCTACCTGGGCATCGCGTAG
- a CDS encoding helix-turn-helix domain-containing protein, giving the protein MSKARLVITAVLVEGRSQSQVARDYGVSQGWISRLLKRYTLEGEAAFEPRSRRPHSSPTRLAQTTIELIIDIRRTLVGKGLDAGPHTIAWHRNTTTGYGFRWPPSAATSPRRDSSNPAHKAAQSVLHPLCRRTTQRTLASRLHPLVFGQ; this is encoded by the coding sequence GTGTCGAAGGCTCGTCTGGTCATCACCGCCGTCCTCGTCGAGGGCCGTTCGCAGTCGCAGGTCGCCCGCGATTACGGGGTTTCCCAAGGGTGGATATCGCGGCTGCTCAAGCGCTACACGCTCGAAGGCGAGGCCGCATTCGAGCCACGATCGCGACGGCCCCATAGCAGCCCGACACGGCTCGCGCAGACCACGATCGAGCTGATCATCGACATCCGACGCACCCTGGTCGGCAAAGGGCTCGACGCCGGGCCGCACACCATCGCCTGGCACCGGAACACCACCACCGGCTACGGGTTTCGGTGGCCTCCATCAGCCGCCACCTCGCCGCGGCGGGACTCGTCCAACCCAGCCCACAAAGCGGCCCAAAGCGTCCTACATCCGCTTTGCCGCCGAACAACCCAACGAACGCTGGCAAGCCGACTTCACCCACTGGTCTTTGGCCAATAA
- a CDS encoding cupin domain-containing protein: MTEPTQIGVTVVQPGEGDVVQLPGFGAVFKLSGKTNGGEVSIVEHPFEVGLLTAAHRHTREDEHSIVLAGEIGFRSDDSEVVLGPGGYITKPRGQMHAMWNAGSEPGRIVEIITPGGFENYFRELGELLVEHAQDPAGTPLHLLPEFGKLADKYGLTYGSPAWMDDIAQRYGLNPPSH; encoded by the coding sequence ATGACCGAGCCGACTCAAATCGGGGTGACTGTGGTGCAGCCGGGGGAGGGCGACGTCGTCCAACTCCCGGGCTTCGGGGCGGTGTTCAAACTGTCCGGCAAGACCAACGGCGGGGAGGTGTCCATCGTCGAGCACCCGTTCGAGGTCGGCTTGCTCACCGCAGCGCACCGACACACCCGCGAGGACGAGCACTCGATCGTGCTGGCGGGGGAGATCGGCTTCCGCTCCGACGACAGCGAGGTGGTCCTCGGTCCGGGTGGCTACATCACCAAGCCGCGCGGGCAGATGCACGCGATGTGGAACGCCGGCAGCGAGCCGGGCCGCATCGTCGAGATCATCACCCCGGGCGGGTTCGAGAACTACTTCCGGGAGCTCGGTGAGCTGCTCGTCGAGCATGCGCAGGACCCGGCGGGCACGCCGCTGCACCTGCTGCCCGAGTTCGGCAAGCTCGCGGACAAGTACGGGTTGACCTACGGGTCGCCGGCCTGGATGGACGACATCGCGCAGCGGTACGGGCTGAACCCGCCTTCCCATTGA
- a CDS encoding HD domain-containing protein: MATRSIETVAGIAIPDTPLVREATEFIRSAEEDVLFHHSRRTFLFGALHGRRLGLQPDPELLYVAAMFHDLGLSAHYRTSTQRFEMDGADAARDFLLKHGVGQADADKVWLGIALHTTPEVPARLDPETALLAAGVKTDVVGVGREQLAPDAIDAVIAAHPRPDFKNRILVAFNDGMKHRPATTFGTMNDDVLARFDPTFERGNMVDLILNSTLPE; the protein is encoded by the coding sequence ATGGCCACTCGGTCAATCGAAACCGTCGCCGGCATCGCGATACCCGACACCCCACTTGTCCGCGAGGCAACCGAGTTCATTCGCAGCGCCGAAGAAGACGTGCTCTTTCACCATTCCCGCCGCACATTCCTATTCGGCGCGCTGCACGGTCGTCGGCTTGGCCTGCAACCGGACCCCGAACTGCTGTACGTGGCAGCGATGTTCCACGACCTCGGCCTCTCCGCACATTACCGCACGTCGACCCAGCGCTTCGAGATGGACGGTGCCGACGCGGCGCGCGACTTCCTGCTCAAACATGGTGTCGGACAAGCCGATGCCGACAAGGTCTGGCTCGGTATCGCGCTGCACACGACACCCGAAGTTCCCGCGCGTCTCGACCCCGAAACCGCCCTGCTCGCAGCCGGTGTCAAGACCGATGTGGTCGGCGTCGGCCGAGAGCAGCTCGCCCCGGACGCCATTGACGCGGTGATTGCCGCCCATCCGCGTCCGGACTTCAAGAACCGCATCCTGGTCGCCTTCAACGACGGTATGAAGCATCGTCCGGCCACCACTTTCGGGACGATGAACGACGACGTGCTGGCGCGCTTTGACCCAACGTTCGAGCGGGGGAACATGGTCGACCTCATTCTCAACAGCACGTTGCCCGAGTAG
- a CDS encoding alpha/beta fold hydrolase, with protein MSTYVLIPGAWHGAWSWRLVAERLRAAGHRAITLTLPGMNDGDDPSRRYRLQDAIEYIVDQVRRLESGNVVLVAHSWGGYPATGAAALLPDRVERLVYYNGHVPLPGRSLVDENPPDKRLSALRWIAESPVGAVPATLQYVEQELMQGVSADLQRFVANMLTLQPGRYFLDSLDIHPLDLGIPMTYITGADDRAMPRPADESAARIGVQPIVVPGTHNGLLTHPDEVAKAILAA; from the coding sequence GTGTCAACCTACGTACTTATTCCGGGCGCGTGGCATGGAGCATGGTCGTGGCGACTGGTCGCCGAACGGCTCCGGGCCGCGGGTCATCGGGCGATCACCTTGACGCTGCCCGGGATGAACGACGGCGACGATCCTTCGCGGCGATACCGACTCCAGGATGCGATCGAGTACATCGTCGACCAAGTGCGCCGGCTGGAATCCGGCAACGTGGTGTTGGTTGCGCACAGCTGGGGCGGTTACCCCGCCACCGGCGCCGCGGCGTTGCTTCCCGATCGGGTCGAGCGACTCGTCTACTACAACGGGCACGTGCCGCTGCCGGGCAGGTCCCTGGTCGACGAAAACCCGCCTGACAAGCGCCTGTCCGCGTTGCGCTGGATAGCGGAATCCCCGGTAGGGGCCGTTCCGGCCACCCTGCAATACGTCGAGCAGGAGTTGATGCAAGGCGTCTCTGCTGACCTGCAGCGGTTCGTGGCCAACATGTTGACGCTGCAGCCCGGCAGGTACTTTCTCGATTCCCTCGACATCCACCCGCTCGACCTCGGTATCCCGATGACCTACATCACCGGTGCCGACGATCGGGCGATGCCGCGGCCGGCGGACGAATCCGCCGCCCGAATTGGCGTGCAGCCCATCGTCGTTCCCGGCACGCACAACGGGTTGCTGACCCACCCCGACGAGGTGGCCAAGGCGATCCTCGCCGCCTAA